A genome region from Littorina saxatilis isolate snail1 linkage group LG16, US_GU_Lsax_2.0, whole genome shotgun sequence includes the following:
- the LOC138949907 gene encoding tumor protein 63-like, whose translation MTPCDAKPSFSSAQLIPCKWYKRTTPREVFNDEWRVTEIAKHIDPTSKLESCLAKSKSDTFLQWGSHNATHQHIICCAEFTDYAGDYKFQISFAPSSKETKSTTWTHSAALKKLYVRMATTCPVRFKTENQAPQGAYIRGMPVFSKPEHCQEVLKRCPNHANDDIKKNIPAANLLVRCEHKIARYMEEASTLRHSVIIPYEMPQAGSEWVTNLFQFMCLGSCVCGPNRRPIHIVFTLEHDNIVLGRRTIEVSICACPRRDRKQDDHE comes from the exons ATGACGCCCTGCGACGCCAAGCCTTCTTTCAGCTCCGCACAACTCATTCCTTGTAAATGGTACAAACGTACCACACCCCGAGAGGTGTTCAACGATGAGTGGCGGGTTACTGAGATTGCGAAACACATCGACCCAACGTCCAAGTTAGAGTCGTGTCTTGCCAAAAGCAAATCGGACACCTTCTTG CAATGGGGGTCTCACAATGCCACACACCAACACATCATCTGCTGTGCAGAATTCACTGACTACGCAGGGGACTACAAATTCCAAATATCATTCGCCCCTTCGTCCAAAGAAACAAAGTCAACAACATGGACGCATTCGGCAGCCCTGAAGAAACTGTATGTTCGAATGGCAACAACGTGTCCCGTGCGGTTCAAGACAGAGAACCAAGCTCCCCAAGGTGCCTATATCCGTGGAATGCCCGTTTTCTCCAAACCAGAACACTGTCAGGAGGTGTTGAAAAGATGTCCAAATCACGCGAACGACGACATCAAGAAAAACATCCCTGCTGCCAACCTTCTTGTGCGGTGTGAACACAAGATAGCACGCTATATGGAAGAAGCATCGACGTTGAGACATTCCGTCATCATCCCCTACGAAATGCCGCAGGCTGGCTCGGAATGGGTCACAAATTTGTTTCAGTTTATGTGCCTTGGGTCTTGTGTGTGCGGGCCCAACAGACGTCCAATCCACATTGTGTTCACGCTGGAACACGACAACATCGTGCTGGGAAGGAGGACAATCGAGGTCAGCATCTGTGCCTGCCCCAGGCGAGACCGCAAACAGGATGACCATGAATGA